From a single Bacteroidia bacterium genomic region:
- a CDS encoding class I SAM-dependent methyltransferase, producing the protein MIRRNSCPETEKIELLRKAFQQRKQTIALTDFGAGKGGSGSGKTQRTLGQIARLSARRPREGNLLYRLCQHFQPGTCLELGTNMGISSLYQLAALKNSRFITLEGSSALAEIAQKNIEDFGFQAEVHVGEFSALLAKLDLSEIKPDYVFLDGNHRYEPTISYVQTILPHISPGGILILDDIYWSAEMKKAWETICALPEVTVSLDLFFMGICFIRRPQAKEHFRLRFW; encoded by the coding sequence GTGATTCGACGTAATTCTTGTCCTGAAACGGAAAAAATAGAATTGCTTCGAAAAGCCTTTCAACAGCGCAAACAGACAATCGCGTTGACGGACTTTGGGGCGGGAAAAGGAGGCAGCGGAAGCGGAAAAACACAGCGAACCCTGGGTCAAATCGCCAGACTTTCCGCACGAAGACCCCGTGAGGGAAATCTACTGTATCGTTTATGCCAGCATTTCCAGCCCGGTACATGTCTTGAACTCGGGACCAATATGGGTATTTCCTCCCTTTATCAGTTGGCTGCGCTGAAAAACAGCCGGTTTATTACCCTCGAAGGTTCATCCGCGCTTGCAGAAATTGCCCAAAAGAATATTGAAGATTTCGGCTTTCAGGCAGAGGTACATGTAGGAGAATTTTCGGCACTTCTGGCAAAATTAGACCTTTCAGAAATAAAGCCCGACTATGTGTTTCTGGATGGAAACCACCGGTATGAACCGACCATCAGCTATGTACAAACCATACTGCCTCATATCTCTCCCGGCGGAATCCTGATTCTCGACGATATCTACTGGTCTGCAGAGATGAAGAAAGCCTGGGAAACCATTTGCGCCCTTCCGGAAGTCACGGTAAGCCTGGATCTCTTTTTTATGGGAATCTGCTTTATCAGAAGGCCACAGGCAAAAGAACATTTCCGGCTGAGATTTTGGTGA